GGTTCAAATAgccaaaaatatgtaaaaacgATCCCAAGTTTTGCAGCAACAAATCTCCCTCCCATTCTTCTTTCCTGTTTGCCAATTTCCATCCCCAAGGGCAACACTCTTCCTAATATGTGCATAAAAACGTATGCAGAAAAAGGTTCTCATTTCCATCCTTCTTTTACATAAAAGCTGCATATTTCCTGAATCCGCCCCTTCCCCCATTAACACCCCTTGGAGTTTTCCATATCCATGCAGCAGTGCCCTTGTTATTTTTCCcagttgtgtagtattccacacCATGCAAATACTATAACTTATTTCACCCGTTCCCTCCTTTGGGTTTGTCCAATCATCTGCTGTCATAACTAATGCTTCAGCTTGTACATATATTTTCTTGCGTACATTCAAGTGCACCTTTAGGATGAACTCTTCAAAGTGGAAGTGCTAGGTCTGAGGGAAACCGCATTTATAATTATGGTGGATGTcgccttccttcctctgtcagGCAGGTAGGGAAGGAGACTGTTTAGAGCCAGACAGGGCAGCGTTTGAACCTCTTCTCTGTGCTTTCTACCTGTTTGCTCACCTGCTCTGTGTTCAGTTTTAAAACTTCGTAAAATGTGACTCACACAATTGTGAGAATAAAATGGGCTCAGCTATGAAAAGCATTTGGTTGGCGACCAAACACACAGCGAGAGCTCAAAGGTGTCAAGAGTCATGGAGGGTGCAGTACAACTGCCCTGCGTTTCCCTGAGGGCAGGCAGCCTGGGTTCTCTGGGGAATGTGCTGGAGCGTTCGGGGAGAGGTGGGATCTGAGAGCCAACCATTGAGGCTGGTCACCCAGGGATTGGGTCCAATTGGAAGATGCCCTCCCCAGCGCAACCATCATTTTGCCCCCGGGGCTTCTAATATTCCCTGTTAACGGAACACTGGCCAACCCTCCCACCCTGCAACCCCCCACCCGCCCAGGGCCTTCTGGGGCTAGCCTGAATAAAAGCACTTGGTTTGCCTTAAATCCTCCAAGCCTTGGTCCCTGGCACAGTCcgcaaataaacacaatctctGCCATTTATTGCGTGTTTGTCACTAGCCTTACATAATTCTGAGTATTCTACACGCATGATTCCATTCAGTTCTCAGAACTCTCCCATAGGGTGGGGAAGATTACCACCAGCAGCCACCTCTTCATCGCTCTGCAGCCTTGCCCCATCCAAATGGAACATCCTGTTTGCGTGACTTCTTCAGGGTTCTTCCATGTTTTCCCCTGCAGGGGACAAGAGGCCCTGTGATGTGAGTGGAGTTTCCTGTGGCCTTCCGTTTTATTCAGCCTTCGTTGGACAAATTGACCACCAGATTTAAGGGTGAGTTTGATTTTATAGGACCGGAAATGCGGTCTAATAGGAAAAACACAATGCCGAGTAACATCTCAAAATGTCTGTGTGAAACTTTTCACCATTGCTGCCAACTTTTTGTGCAAAAATTTAGTCAGCAGTCAATTATTTTGAATCCTCTCCCCGTGAGAGGTGTTCTCTGATCATTCTAACTAAACTCCAAAACAGTGcatctgttttctctcttgctacaggGGATCAGGACGAACTGGGAACCCAGCATCTGTTTGACGGAGCCATTTCTCACGCCCTACAACCAGGTGGCCCAGGCACATCATCGATCTAAGAACATgagtggagagaaggaagggaactCATTCACTATCCTCAGAATTTACGATGAACCAGAGGAGAGGAAGTATAAGCCAGAAGACTCTGGCAATTCTGCCCAGCATGGGCATGAAGCGCAGTCCCAGCTGGATGGGGTGTGTGATATACCCCAGTGGcccccagttttcccagcacagCAAGGCCCAGTTTATCAAGAGATGAGCTCTCTGACCCCACAGCAGTGGGCCCTCCAGGCCCTAGACAGGTCTGAGCTCCAGGCCAGCTGGTTCTCTGTGGGAGAGCCAAGGGAAGATGCAGAGTTTGGCTCCAGGTAGGTCTCCCTTGCACAGACTGGTGGAGGAGGGAACTGGcctgcagggtggggaaggggcggggAATCCTAGCTGGGAGCTCTCCATTTcatgctctttctcctctccatttGTCATAGCTGCCTACCAGGATCCAGGTTTGGTAAGTCATACCAGGACAgtgtgggcagggagggtggtAGCTCAAAGCCCTCAGATGGGGACCAAAAGCGAGGCCCCGGTGTTAGGAGAACAGGCTGCCGGACACCCTCTCTGTGAGCAGGTGGGCATTGACGTTTCCCTGCAGGCCAGCCTTGTCCTTTGCCACCTTCCAGTGACGAAGTTTGGTCATTCTTCAAAGCAATTGTaagtgtcttctttaaaaaaaaaaaaaaaaaaaaaaacttgggatcttccccttctctgtcccctcccccccaaacaaAAAGCTAGTAAGAAGAAGGTGAGGGTGTGCACTGTGTCCACACTCATCCTGTCCCATAGGTAGTGGGTGTCTTCTGGTTCCCTGCTGCTTTTGAACTAGgctgcccccctcctcccaccaccagtGTACAAGGCCTTCCACTCACAGGCTCACCACTTGGAGGGCTGTGTCCCAAGGGTCTCTGAGCCACGCTCTGTACTCCCTGCTGTTGCTCAGAATAGTCTCAAAAACGTGGCCCCGTTTACGAAGGAAGGAAACCTGGGCACGACCTGGGCTAGTGTGGAAGGTGTTGCTGGTCTGGGGTCCCCAGATGAGGATACGGTTCTGCCTGGGGGTGAGCGAGGAGCTGAGGCACGAATGGTGAGGAGTGTAGTCAGAGGACAGGGGCAGGCAGTCCCTGTGGATGATGGTGGCCCAGGACTATGACCCGTTCATGGCCACccgcctcctcctctccccagcctcccatTGCGGATGAAGTGGTTGTCAGGCCGAGGACCCCACGTGCACCTTTGAAGGTTGGCAGACTCCGCCACGGCAAGAGAGTCTGCGCCATTGCCATCAGCAGCTCGACTCACCACGTGTACACGTGTGGTCACGGCTACATCAAGGTGTGGGACAAGAGTGCTCTGCACACCTGGAACAAGGCCCCTCAGGCTCAGCTGAACTTTCAGGTGAGGGTTCCAGAGGGCTTGGGGGAACCCAGACAGAGTTCTGTGAGGAGGCTTGGAGCCTgtgcctggaggaggtgatgtgAGAATGCGAACCATTCCCGCAGGACCATCAGAactgtgtcctcacctgtaaGCTGTTCCCCGATGAGCAGAGCCTGATCACTGGCGGGGTGTCCCGGACCCTGACTCTTTGGGATCTGGCACCCACACCTCGCATCAGGGCACAGCTGGCTTCCACAGGCCCCATATGCTACTCGCTGGCCCTCTCCTCCAATGCCCAGATCTGCTTGGCTTGCTTCAAAGGATTCGTTGAGATTTGGGATTTGCAGAACCAAATCTTGATCAGGTATAACCTGGGGGAGAGCCTGATGGCAAGGCGCTTGG
The sequence above is drawn from the Desmodus rotundus isolate HL8 chromosome 12, HLdesRot8A.1, whole genome shotgun sequence genome and encodes:
- the TLE7 gene encoding transducin-like enhancer protein 7, yielding MAQNALGPVAALQGQNAATTTTPLCLLPCPDKDLRTPFPLHRRLRSVERLWQEGPFRRPGLVRVSEPEGIRTNWEPSICLTEPFLTPYNQVAQAHHRSKNMSGEKEGNSFTILRIYDEPEERKYKPEDSGNSAQHGHEAQSQLDGVCDIPQWPPVFPAQQGPVYQEMSSLTPQQWALQALDRSELQASWFSVGEPREDAEFGSSCLPGSRFGQPCPLPPSSDEVWSFFKAINSLKNVAPFTKEGNLGTTWASVEGVAGLGSPDEDTVLPGGERGAEARMPPIADEVVVRPRTPRAPLKVGRLRHGKRVCAIAISSSTHHVYTCGHGYIKVWDKSALHTWNKAPQAQLNFQDHQNCVLTCKLFPDEQSLITGGVSRTLTLWDLAPTPRIRAQLASTGPICYSLALSSNAQICLACFKGFVEIWDLQNQILIRKQEIPEYGSRCVDLTGNKFWTGGEDTRLYSWDLRSCQKLQQLSLHHEILSITHDPSEEWVLVGLRTSDIIILHSHRKEKFKASINKYVHHHNLKFASCGSYFVTTLGESIHCLAAPSLQRLFQEEESTEIVCCDVSSDSQYLVTGSKNCASVYQLLY